A region of Ahaetulla prasina isolate Xishuangbanna chromosome 12, ASM2864084v1, whole genome shotgun sequence DNA encodes the following proteins:
- the ATMIN gene encoding ATM interactor isoform X2 yields the protein MRKDLKTPQKYYCCPIEGCPRGPERPFSQFSLVRQHFMKMHAEKKHKCDKCTNSYGTIWDLKRHIVDCGKTFQCTCGCPYASRTALLSHIYRTQHEIPVEHRDPPSKKRKTEISLSTCPLEEKTTNRTSANIHGRCASTEDLETPEIKLTASFDDPSQSYFTQQTQAQPKNAPKFLLPKPKMGLVKLPVMQLTQLPILVPSPNSSVKPVVLTMDEKGSVMSTVHLMPVPVGIMIPALETEALALKTPSALSRTKAAEGTKPVSTGIQVNLDKAAPHNPVQDLEALCYKNGICSTNVQTDLSYFSQNFVPSAAWPPDSSVSSCSQTDLTFSSQTLLPVSVETQTLLPSSKLTSSIAAQTDVLIQACFQPCGISRETQTGKSQNGINVNIHMDQTVACSNLFSSVNSAFPDSNPMTHPGVPLMATNLDHNMLPQENCKTLSPDTKCEPMIGFNSPTNSILPQQIMTDNQTQTMELLNDLETILSNNSTGHSLDNRSLLTDTHSNPGLPLSSVSTQNAGIDFDIEEFFTASNIQTQTEEAELSNLNSVPALEFLDIETQTDLFSDHTTQSYTSRGNSNFLGLEMFDTQTQTDLNFFLDTPYLPLGNILKPPAFLMSADSSNTETQTEMRCPDGEISDHMSDSKVQLSSAETQTIDSCLDTLGSLFLTSNETQTVMDDFLLADLAWNTMESQFSSVETQTCAELCSLLQGSNKASC from the exons ATGAGGAAAGATTTGAAAACACCACAGAAATACTATTGCTGCCCAATTGAAGGTTGTCCTAGAGGACCTGAAAGGCCGTTTTCACAGTTTTCTCTCGTAAGGCAG cacttcatgaaaatGCATGCTGAAAAGAAGCATAAATGCGATAAATGTACCAATTCGTACGGCACTATATGGGATTTGAAGCGCCATATTGTGGACTGTGGCAAGACTTTCCAGTGTACCTGTGGGTGTCCCTATGCTAGTAGGACAGCATTGTTATCTCATATTTATCGGACACAGCATGAGATCCCGGTTGAACACAG GGATCCGCCCAGCAAGAAAAGGAAAACTGAAATTTCACTGTCTACCTGCCCActggaagaaaaaacaacaaacagGACGTCCGCCAACATCCACGGCAGATGTGCCAGCACTGaggatttggagacccctgagatcaAGTTGACAGCttcctttgatgatcccagccaATCTTATTTTACTCAGCAAACTCAAGCACAGCCCAAAAATGCAccaaagtttcttttgcctaagcCGAAAATGGGTTTGGTTAAGCTCCCTGTAATGCAACTGACTCAGTTGCCTATCTTGGTGCCATCACCGAACTCTTCTGTGAAGCCCGTTGTGCTGACCATGGACGAGAAAGGTTCTGTTATGAGTACTGTTCACTTAATGCCTGTGCCAGTCGGAATTATGATACCCGCCCTGGAGACTGAAGCCCTTGCATTGAAAACTCCGTCAGCCCTTTCCAGAACCAAAGCTGCCGAAGGTACTAAGCCAGTTAGTACAGGCATTCAGGTGAATTTAGACAAAGCTGCACCCCATAATCCAGTCCAGGATCTAGAAGCTCTGTGCTATAAAAACGGAATCTGTTCCACAAATGTTCAAACTGACCTATCTTACTTTTCCCAGAACTTTGTGCCTTCTGCAGCTTGGCCTCCCGATTCCTCGGTGTCCTCCTGTTCTCAGACAGACCTGACTTTCAGCTCCCAGACCTTGCTTCCGGTTAGCGTAGAGACACAAACCCTGTTGCCCAGCTCAAAGCTGACTTCCTCCATAGCTGCCCAGACGGATGTGCTCATTCAAGCTTGCTTCCAACCCTGCGGAATTTCCCGGGAGACTCAGACTGGCAAGTCACAAAACGGTATCAACGTGAACATACACATGGACCAGACTGTTGCATGCAGCAATCTTTTCAGCAGTGTTAATTCGGCGTTTCCTGATTCAAACCCCATGACTCATCCTGGTGTCCCCTTGATGGCAACCAACCTGGATCACAATATGCTACCGCAAGAAAACTGCAAAACTTTGAGCCCGGACACAAAGTGTGAGCCAATGATCGGCTTCAACTCTCCAACaaacagtattcttccccagcAAATTATGACCGACAATCAGACGCAAACCATGGAGCTACTGAATGACCTGGAAACAATTTTGTCAAATAACTCCACGGGCCACTCGTTGGATAACCGCAGTCTTTTAACAGATACTCACTCCAACCCTGGCCTTCCCTTAAGCTCCGTCTCTACCCAGAACGCAGGAATAGATTTTGACATCGAGGAATTCTTTACGGCCTCCAATATCCAAACTCAAACAGAAGAGGCTGAATTGAGCAACTTGAACTCCGTGCCGGCCTTGGAGTTCCTAGACATTGAAACCCAAACAGATTTATTTTCAGACCACACCACCCAATCCTATACCTCTCGAGGCAATTCTAATTTCTTAGGCTTAGAAATGTTTGATACGCAGACCCAGACAGACTTAAACTTCTTCCTGGACACTCCGTACCTGCCTCTGGGGAACATCTTGAAGCCGCCTGCTTTTCTGATGAGCGCAGACTCTTCCAACACAGAAACCCAAACGGAAATGAGATGCCCAGACGGCGAGATCTCCGATCATATGTCAGACAGCAAAGTCCAGCTGAGCAGTGCTGAAACGCAGACCATAGACAGCTGTCTTGATACCCTGGGCAGTTTATTTCTCACCAGCAACGAAACTCAGACCGTGATGGATGATTTCCTTTTGGCTGACTTGGCCTGGAATACCATGGAGTCGCAGTTTAGTTCTGTAGAGACACAAACCTGTGCAGAATTGTGCTCTTTGCTTCAAGGCTCCAACAAAGCAAGCTGTTAA